From the genome of Verrucomicrobiota bacterium, one region includes:
- a CDS encoding sulfatase, producing MTTPKNTSTQLWVIGLFAAMFCISCLPNFAAEKPNILYITFDDMNDWVGCLDGHPQIQTPNIDRLAERGVLFTNAHCAVPVCSGSRAATWTGWSPVKNGVYGNGQRIEKTSPNAIFLPQDLASQGYLTMGTGKLLHGKSEIMLQEYGPGFDKWMPILEEERKISKADIDAGGPFVKHEISRLGITMPLNEMPRDREPLSSTIESFDWGVIDRPDEEFSDTLCADYVVEKLKQKFDKPFFLGMGIYRPHQPLWVPKRFHDLYPPESVILPSVYQDDLKDVSKIAQDFGRYAVTSGAHKTTVEWGQWRNAVSAYMASISFADYLLGRVLDALDASPYADNTMIVMWSDHGWQLGEKEHWGKFTAWERSTRVPLIIVPPRNAQPKGFKPDTHSERPVSLLDVYPTVVDILGLDKRNDLDGRSLLPLIMDPGAKWNRPAVSAIGRGTFSVRDSRWRYIRYFDGSQELYDLKADPDEWTNVVDDPANAKVVARLSKQIPTEDGYKHFVRYGEYKAVIPEDGSRMLLYGPGSAVIYEDKDVSKDHPDIVQAINSYLKSNPEAGKYLAISK from the coding sequence ATGACTACTCCTAAGAATACCTCCACACAACTTTGGGTCATTGGCCTGTTTGCAGCAATGTTTTGTATTAGCTGTCTACCCAATTTTGCTGCTGAAAAACCCAACATCCTCTACATCACATTCGACGACATGAACGACTGGGTGGGGTGCCTGGATGGTCACCCGCAAATTCAGACTCCGAACATCGATCGCTTGGCGGAGCGGGGTGTCCTGTTCACCAATGCGCATTGTGCAGTGCCGGTATGCAGTGGATCCCGGGCGGCTACCTGGACTGGTTGGTCTCCCGTTAAAAACGGGGTTTACGGCAACGGTCAACGGATCGAGAAAACAAGCCCCAATGCAATTTTTCTGCCGCAAGACTTGGCGTCCCAAGGATACCTGACCATGGGGACCGGAAAATTGCTGCACGGCAAAAGTGAAATCATGCTGCAGGAGTATGGCCCTGGTTTTGACAAGTGGATGCCTATTCTCGAAGAGGAGAGGAAGATATCCAAGGCAGATATCGACGCAGGCGGTCCTTTTGTGAAGCACGAGATTTCCCGTCTTGGCATTACCATGCCGTTGAACGAGATGCCGCGGGACAGAGAACCTCTTTCGAGCACTATTGAATCTTTTGATTGGGGAGTGATTGATCGTCCGGACGAGGAGTTTTCCGATACACTCTGTGCAGATTATGTGGTGGAGAAATTAAAGCAGAAGTTCGATAAACCGTTCTTTCTCGGAATGGGTATTTACCGTCCTCACCAACCCTTGTGGGTGCCCAAACGATTCCACGATCTCTATCCGCCGGAATCCGTTATCCTTCCGAGCGTGTATCAGGATGACCTGAAAGATGTTTCAAAAATTGCCCAGGACTTCGGGCGGTATGCCGTAACGAGTGGAGCCCACAAAACCACGGTCGAGTGGGGGCAATGGCGGAACGCGGTGAGTGCTTATATGGCCTCTATCAGTTTTGCGGATTATTTGCTCGGAAGGGTGCTTGATGCACTCGACGCTTCACCCTACGCCGACAACACCATGATCGTTATGTGGTCAGACCATGGTTGGCAGCTTGGTGAAAAAGAACATTGGGGAAAGTTCACTGCCTGGGAACGCTCAACGCGCGTGCCATTGATCATTGTCCCTCCCAGAAATGCGCAACCCAAAGGGTTCAAGCCGGATACCCATAGTGAACGTCCTGTTTCTTTGCTGGATGTATACCCGACCGTAGTCGATATACTCGGACTTGATAAACGGAATGATTTGGATGGGAGATCGCTGCTGCCGTTAATAATGGATCCTGGTGCGAAGTGGAACCGGCCAGCCGTATCGGCAATCGGCCGCGGCACTTTTTCAGTTCGCGACTCCCGCTGGCGTTACATTCGCTACTTCGACGGATCTCAAGAGCTCTACGACCTGAAAGCCGATCCGGATGAGTGGACCAACGTAGTGGATGATCCGGCCAATGCCAAAGTTGTAGCGCGGCTGTCCAAACAGATTCCAACCGAAGACGGATACAAGCATTTCGTTCGTTACGGTGAATACAAAGCGGTGATTCCCGAGGACGGATCACGGATGCTTCTCTACGGACCCGGCTCAGCCGTGATCTATGAGGACAAGGATGTTTCAAAGGATCACCCTGATATTGTACAGGCAATAAACTCCTATCTGAAATCCAATCCAGAAGCTGGCAAGTACCTGGCCATATCCAAGTGA
- a CDS encoding NAD(P)-dependent oxidoreductase, with protein sequence MHTDPPKNMADKIARVSGAEVIMNTRASVTWGEEEFAQLPDLKMITTCSIGTDMFDLEAAKKRGIIISNQPGRTAPVVAEHMFGLMFAVAKRVTFLTSEMKKGAWPRIDNLMLRGRTLGIIGTGAIGAEMARLALAIGMKVIAWTYNPTEERARDLGVTFKSLDQVLQESDVISVHVKLTKDSRHLIGAEAYSKMKPNSIFLNGSRGAVVETQALVNALNSGHLMGAGIDVFEEEPTPPDHPLFACEHAILTPHCADMTPEGVDLLNGGAVDNVLAYLDGRPQNRVT encoded by the coding sequence ATGCATACAGATCCGCCCAAAAATATGGCGGATAAGATTGCCCGTGTATCCGGAGCCGAAGTCATCATGAATACACGGGCATCGGTAACCTGGGGTGAAGAAGAGTTCGCGCAGCTGCCCGACTTGAAAATGATCACAACCTGCTCGATTGGCACCGACATGTTTGATCTCGAGGCGGCAAAAAAACGCGGTATTATTATTTCCAACCAGCCAGGCAGAACCGCTCCCGTGGTTGCAGAGCACATGTTTGGTCTCATGTTCGCGGTTGCCAAGCGTGTTACCTTCCTGACTTCCGAAATGAAAAAAGGTGCTTGGCCGCGTATCGACAATCTGATGCTTCGAGGAAGAACGCTTGGAATCATCGGCACGGGTGCCATCGGAGCCGAAATGGCCAGGCTGGCACTCGCAATCGGGATGAAGGTAATTGCCTGGACCTATAACCCGACAGAAGAGCGAGCCAGGGACTTGGGCGTAACTTTCAAATCGCTGGATCAGGTGCTCCAGGAATCCGATGTGATCAGCGTTCACGTGAAGCTTACGAAAGACAGCAGACATTTAATAGGTGCCGAAGCATATTCGAAGATGAAACCAAACAGCATCTTTCTAAACGGGTCACGTGGAGCTGTTGTAGAAACACAGGCACTGGTCAATGCACTCAATTCAGGACATCTCATGGGAGCTGGTATTGACGTGTTTGAGGAGGAACCTACCCCACCCGATCATCCCTTATTCGCCTGTGAGCACGCAATCCTGACACCTCACTGTGCCGACATGACTCCCGAAGGAGTTGACCTCCTGAACGGTGGTGCCGTCGACAATGTACTGGCCTACCTGGATGGTCGTCCCCAGAACCGGGTTACCTAA
- a CDS encoding aldolase catalytic domain-containing protein has product MPDTAPWITYRPELKVTDCTIRDGGLINNSQFTDAQVRAVYDACIAAGIDYMEIGYKNSHAQFPKDKYGPWRHCDEEDMRRVVGDHTFEATGLKLCAMADAGGKSDWKKQIIPAKDSVLDMIRVACYVHQISEAAQMVQHCHDLGYETTFNIMAISIVSEADIDQALQIVAKSPAKAIVVVDSFGNLFREQIDYLVNKYADAVEGTGMDVGMHAHNNLQLAFANTIEAIILGSNRVDATMLGLGRGAGNCPMELLLGFLRNPKFKLRPVLDVIQHTILPMKQERDWGPSIPYNITGQMNRHPRSAMAFREGDTPDDYLAFYDQAVSDV; this is encoded by the coding sequence ATGCCAGATACAGCTCCTTGGATTACCTACCGCCCCGAATTGAAAGTAACAGATTGTACGATTCGCGACGGTGGACTTATCAACAACTCGCAGTTTACCGATGCGCAAGTACGCGCGGTTTACGATGCATGTATCGCAGCAGGCATCGATTACATGGAGATTGGTTATAAAAATTCGCATGCACAGTTCCCTAAGGATAAATACGGTCCATGGCGTCACTGCGATGAGGAGGATATGCGACGCGTCGTTGGAGATCATACCTTTGAGGCAACCGGTCTGAAGCTTTGCGCCATGGCGGATGCAGGAGGCAAAAGTGACTGGAAGAAGCAAATCATTCCGGCTAAAGACAGCGTGCTCGATATGATCCGGGTGGCCTGCTACGTTCATCAGATTTCTGAGGCGGCCCAAATGGTTCAACACTGCCATGATCTTGGCTATGAAACGACCTTCAACATCATGGCCATTTCGATCGTCAGCGAGGCCGACATCGATCAAGCCCTACAGATAGTCGCGAAGTCACCCGCCAAAGCGATCGTTGTGGTCGACAGCTTTGGGAACCTCTTTCGCGAACAAATCGATTATTTGGTTAACAAATACGCGGATGCTGTTGAGGGGACAGGAATGGATGTGGGCATGCATGCGCACAACAATCTTCAACTGGCTTTCGCCAATACAATCGAAGCCATTATCCTGGGAAGCAACCGGGTTGATGCGACCATGCTGGGGTTAGGTCGTGGTGCAGGAAACTGCCCGATGGAACTGCTCCTTGGCTTCCTCAGAAATCCAAAATTCAAACTGCGTCCGGTGCTTGATGTTATCCAACATACCATCTTACCGATGAAACAGGAACGGGATTGGGGGCCTTCAATTCCTTACAATATTACCGGCCAAATGAATCGTCACCCGCGCAGTGCCATGGCTTTCCGTGAAGGCGACACGCCCGATGATTACCTGGCGTTTTACGATCAAGCGGTGTCGGACGTATAA